Proteins encoded together in one Ferroglobus placidus DSM 10642 window:
- the serB gene encoding phosphoserine phosphatase SerB: MKLIAVSVYGEDKPGIVYGISEVLAENNVNIVDIEQTVLQGMFLMFIVGDVEKCKISLEELERKLKEKGEEIGVDVHVAPFERKKQRKKKLYQITIIGRDRVGIVRDVTKILYQHGINIEKTSLTARDQLISITFVVDVREADPEKVKKQLKEEIEKTGLDIVIQPYEIAKKQKRLIVFDMDSTLIENEIIDELAKAAGVEEEVKKLTEKAMSGEIDFETALRERVRLLKGLPVEVLEKIYSEIKLTEGAKELIQALKESGYKVALVSGGFTYFTERLKEELGLDYAFGNELEIKDGKLTGEIKGRIIDAEEKARIIKEIAEREGISEENVVAVGDGANDRIMIKNAGLGIAFNAKKVLKEIADGTISKENLIGLASVLGLSEKFFRKRIE; the protein is encoded by the coding sequence GTGAAACTAATAGCCGTCTCCGTCTACGGAGAGGATAAGCCGGGGATAGTCTACGGTATTTCGGAAGTTTTAGCTGAAAACAACGTCAACATAGTTGATATAGAGCAGACCGTACTTCAGGGAATGTTTCTGATGTTTATCGTTGGAGACGTTGAAAAGTGCAAAATAAGCTTAGAGGAGCTCGAAAGAAAATTAAAGGAGAAAGGGGAAGAAATAGGTGTCGATGTTCACGTAGCTCCTTTCGAAAGGAAAAAGCAGAGGAAGAAGAAGCTCTACCAGATCACGATTATAGGTAGGGATAGGGTCGGAATAGTTAGGGATGTTACGAAGATACTCTACCAGCACGGGATAAACATCGAAAAAACATCGCTTACTGCGAGAGACCAGCTAATTTCAATAACCTTTGTCGTCGATGTTAGGGAAGCTGATCCGGAGAAGGTTAAAAAGCAGCTAAAAGAGGAGATTGAAAAAACGGGATTGGATATAGTCATTCAACCCTACGAGATAGCGAAGAAGCAAAAGAGGTTGATAGTTTTCGACATGGATTCAACTCTGATAGAGAACGAGATAATAGATGAACTCGCAAAGGCTGCCGGGGTTGAGGAGGAGGTTAAAAAGCTCACCGAAAAAGCGATGAGCGGAGAAATAGATTTTGAGACCGCTTTAAGGGAGAGAGTCAGGCTTTTGAAGGGATTGCCAGTAGAGGTTCTCGAAAAGATTTACAGCGAGATCAAGCTCACAGAAGGGGCGAAAGAGCTCATTCAGGCTTTAAAGGAAAGCGGATATAAAGTGGCTCTCGTAAGTGGAGGATTTACGTACTTCACCGAAAGGCTCAAGGAAGAGCTCGGACTTGATTACGCCTTCGGAAACGAGCTTGAAATTAAAGACGGAAAGCTCACGGGAGAGATAAAGGGAAGAATAATAGACGCTGAGGAAAAGGCGAGAATAATAAAAGAAATAGCCGAAAGAGAGGGAATAAGCGAGGAGAACGTAGTGGCTGTTGGAGACGGAGCTAACGACAGAATCATGATAAAAAATGCTGGACTCGGAATCGCTTTCAACGCCAAGAAAGTTTTGAAAGAGATCGCCGACGGAACGATCTCGAAAGAGAACTTGATAGGGCTCGCTTCAGTCCTTGGACTTTCGGAAAAATTCTTCAGAAAGAGGATAGAATAA
- a CDS encoding M20/M25/M40 family metallo-hydrolase, translating into MKLINLLRDLVEIDSESGKEDEIVDYVTEFLEDLGYSPKVEEKKVKNVVLEGKGDLWLITHLDTTRKLTGFSFDGVYCYGTGVCDAKASVAAILSAIEESEEFVLNVAFLSDEEEGGRGSEHFARRRKGRAIIMEPTELKVAEAQYGSAEITVNVKGKPSHGAFPDFGVSAIEKAYELYEKIKNIWRGFSIQEIRGGDSSYSIPEECFIRFAFVFPPEVSSSDILEKVLKIAENYGEVEVVEFWDGFYCDEIVELAKIVEERTVMKSWTDAANLKAEGWKVTVWGPGELEYCHTKYERVKVAEVEKAKEVIGRMNEFILSSF; encoded by the coding sequence ATGAAGCTGATAAACCTGCTCAGAGATCTCGTCGAAATAGATTCCGAGTCTGGAAAAGAGGATGAAATCGTCGATTACGTCACCGAGTTTTTAGAAGACCTCGGCTACTCTCCTAAGGTAGAGGAAAAGAAGGTAAAAAACGTGGTATTGGAGGGAAAGGGAGATTTGTGGCTGATTACTCACCTCGATACGACGAGAAAACTTACCGGTTTCTCCTTCGACGGAGTTTACTGCTACGGCACTGGAGTTTGCGATGCCAAAGCGAGCGTTGCAGCAATACTGAGTGCGATAGAGGAAAGCGAAGAGTTCGTTTTAAATGTCGCTTTTCTCTCGGATGAAGAAGAAGGGGGAAGAGGTTCGGAGCATTTCGCAAGGAGGAGGAAGGGAAGAGCCATAATAATGGAGCCGACTGAGTTAAAAGTTGCTGAAGCGCAGTACGGAAGTGCGGAGATTACGGTGAACGTCAAAGGAAAACCCTCCCACGGAGCTTTTCCGGATTTCGGAGTAAGTGCAATCGAAAAAGCCTACGAGCTGTACGAAAAGATAAAAAACATATGGAGAGGTTTTTCGATTCAGGAGATTAGAGGTGGTGACAGCAGCTACTCTATTCCAGAGGAGTGCTTTATCAGGTTCGCTTTCGTTTTTCCTCCGGAAGTAAGCAGTAGCGACATTCTTGAAAAAGTTTTGAAAATAGCGGAGAACTACGGTGAGGTGGAAGTTGTAGAGTTCTGGGATGGATTTTACTGCGATGAAATTGTCGAGCTCGCAAAAATAGTAGAGGAGAGGACTGTTATGAAAAGCTGGACGGATGCAGCAAATCTAAAAGCTGAGGGGTGGAAGGTGACGGTTTGGGGTCCGGGGGAACTTGAGTACTGCCACACAAAATACGAGAGAGTGAAAGTTGCGGAAGTCGAAAAAGCGAAGGAGGTAATCGGAAGAATGAACGAATTTATTCTATCCTCTTTCTGA
- a CDS encoding DUF555 domain-containing protein codes for MPDYIVVLQGAWIVRNAKSVKDAMNIAVAEAGKRLNPDLDFVEVDVGTTECPKCKQPLKSVFLVANTALVGLIFEMKVYNAQSKEHAARIAKYEIGKRLQRIPLEVIEVVELE; via the coding sequence ATGCCAGACTACATCGTGGTTTTGCAGGGGGCTTGGATAGTTAGGAATGCGAAGAGCGTTAAAGATGCGATGAACATAGCGGTAGCTGAAGCTGGGAAGAGACTGAATCCAGATCTCGATTTCGTTGAAGTTGACGTTGGAACTACGGAATGTCCCAAATGCAAACAGCCTTTGAAAAGCGTTTTTTTAGTAGCCAACACAGCTCTCGTTGGACTGATCTTTGAAATGAAAGTTTATAATGCTCAAAGCAAGGAACATGCTGCAAGAATAGCCAAATACGAAATTGGAAAAAGATTGCAGAGAATTCCTCTTGAGGTTATTGAGGTAGTGGAGCTCGAGTAA
- a CDS encoding M24 family metallopeptidase yields the protein MREKRIDNLREVLERRNLDVALVLYHLNVYYFNATAQLGALIVPREGDPVFYVIRDYERAKEESEFKCVKVKSFGEILSKVKGQRVGVDLSLVNGKILSRLSGMSFEDITDEILRLRMVKDEEEIKLVEKAVNMCCEVLEKVPEILKDGMREFELAAKLECELKMLGHDGYLEGRNFDYLPNVVVASSGSAKPSKLSAVTAGAGMSAACPIGSGKKRMRRGDVVWIDIGGRVEGYSSDVTRCFTIGKADESVYETYERLKELYENCLKMMREGIEVGEFFRKAFELAKELEIFDGFMGRVEKMKFVGHGIGLNIDEYPVLGDFKEKLKRNVVVAFEPKVILEDFTGLGIESDVLIGEKAEVLDKITFELVEC from the coding sequence ATGCGAGAGAAAAGAATCGATAATCTTCGAGAAGTGCTCGAAAGAAGAAATCTGGATGTTGCGCTCGTTTTGTATCATCTGAACGTTTATTACTTCAACGCCACAGCCCAGCTTGGAGCGCTGATAGTTCCGAGAGAAGGGGATCCGGTTTTTTACGTAATAAGAGACTACGAGAGAGCTAAAGAAGAAAGCGAATTCAAGTGCGTTAAGGTGAAAAGCTTCGGGGAAATTCTTTCGAAAGTTAAGGGTCAAAGAGTAGGAGTAGATTTGAGCTTGGTGAACGGAAAAATTTTGTCGCGACTCAGCGGAATGAGCTTCGAAGACATAACCGACGAAATTCTAAGGTTGAGGATGGTTAAAGATGAGGAAGAGATTAAACTTGTAGAGAAAGCAGTAAATATGTGTTGCGAAGTTTTGGAAAAAGTTCCGGAGATTTTAAAAGATGGGATGAGGGAATTTGAACTCGCTGCCAAGCTCGAATGCGAACTGAAAATGCTCGGACACGACGGCTACCTTGAAGGCAGAAACTTCGATTACCTCCCCAACGTTGTCGTAGCTTCTTCCGGATCAGCTAAACCGAGCAAACTTTCAGCCGTGACTGCTGGAGCGGGAATGAGCGCCGCTTGTCCCATCGGCAGTGGCAAGAAAAGGATGAGGAGGGGTGATGTAGTCTGGATAGACATCGGCGGAAGAGTGGAAGGTTACAGCTCCGACGTAACAAGGTGCTTTACGATAGGAAAAGCGGATGAGAGTGTTTACGAAACTTACGAAAGACTGAAAGAGCTTTACGAAAACTGTCTTAAAATGATGAGAGAAGGGATTGAGGTTGGCGAGTTTTTCAGAAAAGCTTTCGAGCTCGCTAAAGAGCTTGAAATCTTCGATGGGTTTATGGGTAGAGTGGAAAAGATGAAGTTCGTCGGACACGGAATAGGACTGAACATCGACGAATATCCCGTTCTGGGAGATTTCAAGGAAAAGCTAAAGAGAAATGTTGTAGTCGCTTTCGAGCCTAAGGTAATACTCGAAGATTTTACGGGATTAGGAATTGAATCGGACGTGCTTATAGGAGAGAAAGCCGAGGTTCTCGATAAAATAACTTTTGAGCTCGTTGAGTGCTGA
- a CDS encoding helicase HerA domain-containing protein: protein MRGEVGKIVGEATPYEFSFQIYNPLEVKKGDFVKVWNDADGWFAAYVSEIKAVSKSDERDGSETYLAKAVVLGKRSGKSIILPKTPFVPGDRVFKAEEDFVAECLGFYEDGVYLGYLGDTKIRVTLNPNTLVQKHVCILAKTGSGKSYTAAVIIEELLEKDVALLIIDPHGEYESLKYPNDDESLEEFGLKPKGYADKVRMFVPPKSPLADKADGILRLDGINLSAEEIIEMGEIRKSSAQAAIYQLIREMRGRTYTIQDLIDEAEQLSGNLKAEIIGALTKIEETELFSENPTPIDVLMQKGKAVILNLAGVDPVHQDIIVAKVCREIFEMRKRGEIDPGMIVVDEAHNFVPEKGIDKSVSSSILRTIASEGRKFALGLMIISQRPARIDKNVLSQCNTQIILRVTNPNDINSIKRGVEGITSEMVEEIKRLPVGHALVITPDLERPVIVRVRTRKSKHKEAEEIIKFEKKKAKKEEKRKDSPKKEIKEKKGGFFKKLFGGD from the coding sequence ATGAGAGGCGAAGTGGGGAAAATTGTCGGAGAAGCGACGCCTTATGAGTTCAGCTTTCAAATCTACAACCCTCTCGAAGTGAAGAAAGGAGATTTCGTGAAAGTTTGGAACGACGCTGACGGATGGTTTGCGGCTTACGTTTCTGAAATAAAGGCTGTTTCAAAAAGCGATGAGAGAGATGGAAGTGAAACTTATCTGGCTAAAGCAGTAGTCCTCGGAAAGAGAAGTGGAAAGAGCATAATTTTGCCGAAGACGCCTTTCGTTCCCGGAGATAGGGTTTTTAAAGCTGAGGAGGATTTCGTTGCTGAATGCTTGGGATTTTACGAAGACGGCGTTTACTTGGGATACCTTGGGGATACGAAAATAAGAGTAACCCTAAACCCCAACACTCTCGTTCAAAAGCACGTTTGCATTTTGGCAAAAACGGGAAGCGGAAAAAGTTACACGGCAGCAGTAATAATCGAGGAACTGCTCGAGAAAGACGTGGCTCTCCTGATAATAGATCCCCACGGAGAATACGAGAGCTTAAAGTATCCGAACGATGACGAAAGCCTCGAGGAGTTTGGTTTAAAACCGAAGGGTTACGCTGACAAAGTCAGGATGTTCGTTCCTCCTAAATCTCCGTTAGCTGACAAAGCCGACGGCATTCTAAGGCTCGACGGAATAAATCTATCTGCTGAAGAAATAATTGAAATGGGAGAAATTAGAAAATCCTCGGCTCAGGCAGCTATCTACCAGTTAATACGGGAGATGAGGGGAAGGACTTACACGATTCAAGATTTGATAGATGAAGCTGAACAACTAAGCGGGAATCTCAAAGCTGAGATAATTGGAGCTTTAACTAAGATCGAAGAGACTGAACTTTTCAGCGAAAATCCAACGCCTATAGATGTCTTAATGCAGAAGGGGAAGGCAGTGATTTTAAATTTAGCCGGAGTAGATCCAGTTCATCAGGACATAATCGTGGCTAAGGTTTGCAGGGAGATATTTGAGATGAGGAAAAGGGGAGAGATAGATCCGGGGATGATCGTTGTCGATGAAGCTCATAACTTCGTTCCGGAGAAAGGAATTGACAAATCTGTTTCTTCGAGCATCCTCAGAACTATAGCGAGCGAGGGAAGGAAGTTCGCTTTAGGACTTATGATAATTAGCCAGAGACCTGCAAGGATAGACAAAAACGTTCTCAGCCAGTGCAACACCCAGATAATCCTTAGAGTTACGAATCCCAACGATATAAACTCGATAAAGAGGGGGGTTGAAGGGATAACCTCGGAAATGGTGGAAGAAATAAAAAGATTACCCGTCGGACATGCTCTCGTGATCACTCCCGACTTAGAGAGGCCGGTAATAGTTAGAGTTAGAACGAGAAAGAGCAAGCACAAAGAGGCTGAAGAGATAATTAAATTTGAAAAGAAAAAAGCGAAGAAAGAAGAGAAAAGAAAGGACAGCCCGAAAAAGGAAATAAAGGAAAAGAAAGGGGGATTTTTCAAAAAGCTTTTCGGTGGTGATTGA
- a CDS encoding MFS transporter has translation MMKVVKAILLIAILTAVILPVAAQEGNNTGGGNPIVDFIAGGINWAIQLFYQGLYGALQYIVGGLVKTLSSWLAYVPRPARLEEVKDAWKTCFDIYLTQLLPISLVLLGIYVMFSSEPPNRMLFEGYIKRVAYATLLAYFSFPIVDTLVWLTNQISDEILTLFVGSADIQNLANVLTGTFTAAVTTGALVLTLGEVLAPFLLLFILSALAIVAVRLVLIYLVAAAMPIFCFFLVIGVGPLRKLGEFVEYFWGLGIILPTLSVLGALIVGFMVKFANTDMINQAGLMGVFIILGPLFLVFAFPTIVSSMMGGFGAASAGLIRSLIFYGRPGIKAFAGVKGASAIAMGGKLAPLYAAMPSKLAVPLHRLGESVTGLAARAPVIGRAARAVQRFAPELKRDETLLSGAGALAKAGVPTASLGMLHSLAKTGDVDATNPHAANALEDISLGIGRLAADAASLGGRSEEGVKRLQDLRNAVSAVYGRGAGREFRSVEQAYHRMLQDNFEFAKKMKDPGVLGLASLLAAATGQDAAENAEKVQRLFQEHPELGQYVMKSDFARAFLKAQGVSERDLAGAVAGDYDAAWNVAESLRDVYAQIEPYNNTFRELVSGSNTDAVAQALVQDISETPAYRFDDAIRVYAEATGLSEARVREVFEEVNSGNVQAASDLAEHLVNARGRAIATLGDRIVADSLETPARGEGAAREADAARRMADFISAGGLVRTSIPAEEAEKIRRAQMYLAQQKVAQAKLREYIRDRMESYHRHLTHISPYTYDPEAHTLDYRAAMRGWSWVRGGGRGARFRPSFGPGSGSGFGSGPGAGLGGAGLGMAYEEDVSPEEFDEFGGM, from the coding sequence ATGATGAAGGTAGTAAAGGCCATACTGCTGATTGCGATACTCACAGCGGTTATACTGCCAGTTGCGGCGCAGGAAGGAAACAACACAGGGGGAGGCAATCCGATCGTGGACTTCATAGCGGGTGGTATTAACTGGGCCATCCAGCTTTTTTACCAGGGGCTCTATGGTGCTCTGCAGTATATTGTGGGAGGGCTTGTGAAGACACTTTCGAGCTGGCTCGCCTACGTCCCCCGTCCGGCCAGGCTTGAGGAAGTAAAGGATGCCTGGAAGACCTGCTTTGACATCTACCTAACACAGCTCCTCCCCATCAGCCTCGTGCTGCTTGGCATTTACGTGATGTTTTCATCCGAACCACCGAACAGGATGCTGTTCGAGGGATACATAAAGAGGGTTGCATACGCAACTCTGCTGGCATACTTCAGCTTTCCGATTGTGGACACACTCGTCTGGCTGACAAATCAGATTTCAGATGAGATCCTGACACTGTTTGTAGGCTCTGCCGACATACAGAATCTGGCAAACGTTCTTACCGGTACATTTACGGCAGCTGTTACAACCGGTGCCCTCGTCCTAACGCTCGGAGAGGTTCTGGCTCCATTCCTTCTCCTCTTCATCCTGTCAGCTCTCGCCATAGTGGCTGTGAGGCTCGTGTTAATATACCTCGTTGCTGCGGCAATGCCCATATTCTGCTTCTTCCTGGTCATAGGTGTTGGACCACTGAGAAAGCTCGGAGAGTTCGTGGAGTATTTCTGGGGGCTTGGCATAATACTCCCCACTCTCTCCGTTCTCGGGGCACTCATAGTTGGATTCATGGTGAAGTTCGCAAACACAGACATGATTAACCAGGCGGGGCTGATGGGAGTGTTCATAATCCTCGGGCCTTTGTTCCTCGTATTTGCCTTTCCCACAATAGTCTCATCAATGATGGGTGGTTTTGGTGCTGCAAGTGCAGGGCTTATAAGATCGCTCATATTCTACGGCAGACCCGGTATCAAGGCGTTTGCAGGAGTTAAGGGAGCATCAGCCATTGCGATGGGTGGGAAGCTCGCCCCGCTGTATGCAGCAATGCCCTCAAAACTTGCCGTACCTCTTCACAGACTGGGTGAGAGTGTGACGGGGCTTGCAGCAAGAGCGCCGGTCATTGGCAGAGCTGCGAGGGCAGTTCAGAGATTTGCCCCTGAACTCAAAAGGGATGAGACACTTTTGAGCGGTGCCGGGGCGCTTGCTAAAGCTGGAGTGCCGACAGCATCTCTCGGCATGCTCCACTCCCTCGCCAAAACAGGGGATGTGGATGCAACAAATCCCCACGCCGCCAATGCGCTCGAAGATATCTCCCTGGGCATCGGCAGGCTTGCTGCTGATGCTGCAAGCCTGGGGGGAAGGAGTGAGGAGGGTGTGAAGAGACTGCAGGATTTGAGAAATGCGGTCTCAGCCGTGTACGGCAGGGGGGCTGGCAGGGAGTTTCGCAGTGTTGAGCAGGCCTACCACAGAATGCTCCAGGACAACTTCGAGTTTGCAAAGAAGATGAAAGATCCTGGGGTGCTCGGCCTTGCATCGCTTCTTGCTGCTGCAACCGGCCAGGATGCTGCGGAGAATGCTGAGAAAGTGCAGAGGCTTTTCCAGGAGCATCCCGAGCTCGGGCAGTATGTGATGAAAAGCGACTTCGCCAGGGCGTTCCTCAAAGCCCAGGGAGTTAGTGAGAGGGATCTTGCGGGGGCTGTGGCAGGAGACTATGATGCAGCATGGAATGTGGCTGAAAGTCTGAGGGACGTGTATGCGCAGATAGAGCCCTACAACAACACCTTCAGAGAGCTTGTTTCAGGATCAAACACTGATGCTGTTGCTCAGGCATTAGTCCAGGACATATCTGAAACACCCGCATACAGGTTTGATGATGCTATCAGGGTTTATGCTGAGGCAACAGGACTTTCGGAGGCAAGGGTGAGAGAGGTTTTTGAGGAGGTAAACAGCGGGAACGTGCAGGCGGCAAGCGATCTGGCGGAGCACCTTGTGAATGCGAGGGGGAGAGCAATTGCAACTCTGGGAGACAGAATAGTGGCGGACTCTCTGGAAACTCCAGCAAGGGGAGAGGGAGCTGCGAGGGAGGCGGATGCTGCGAGGAGGATGGCAGACTTCATCTCCGCCGGAGGGCTGGTGAGAACCTCAATTCCTGCTGAGGAGGCGGAGAAGATAAGGAGAGCGCAGATGTATCTCGCACAGCAGAAGGTTGCCCAGGCAAAGCTGAGGGAGTACATAAGGGACAGGATGGAGAGCTACCACAGGCACCTCACCCACATCTCCCCCTACACCTACGACCCCGAGGCCCACACGCTCGATTACAGGGCTGCAATGAGGGGGTGGAGCTGGGTGAGAGGTGGTGGCAGAGGAGCTAGGTTCCGCCCCTCTTTCGGCCCCGGATCTGGCTCTGGCTTTGGTTCCGGTCCGGGAGCTGGTCTGGGAGGAGCAGGTCTTGGTATGGCTTACGAAGAGGATGTGTCTCCAGAGGAGTTTGATGAGTTCGGAGGTATGTAG
- a CDS encoding GNAT family N-acetyltransferase has translation MIIRRGRKEDIKHFVEIYQDAYEDLEEYAYTTRREIKNYYRWLMNRDPEGIFFAELSEPVGVIACDSNWFSPFEMKKVGEIHELAVKREFWGKGIGSKLLEKGIEYLREKKKDFAELWVGERNERAKKFYEKHGFREKGRFGKWIRMFRKI, from the coding sequence GTGATAATACGGAGGGGTAGAAAAGAGGACATAAAGCACTTCGTCGAAATATACCAAGATGCTTACGAGGATTTGGAGGAATACGCTTACACGACGAGGAGGGAAATAAAAAATTACTACAGGTGGCTGATGAATCGAGATCCGGAAGGAATCTTCTTTGCAGAGCTTTCTGAACCTGTCGGAGTCATAGCTTGCGATTCAAACTGGTTCAGCCCCTTTGAGATGAAGAAAGTGGGAGAGATTCACGAGCTTGCGGTAAAGAGGGAATTCTGGGGAAAAGGAATAGGATCCAAACTCCTCGAAAAGGGAATAGAATACCTGAGAGAGAAAAAAAAGGACTTCGCTGAGCTCTGGGTGGGAGAAAGAAACGAGAGGGCAAAAAAATTCTACGAGAAACATGGGTTCAGAGAGAAGGGAAGATTTGGAAAGTGGATAAGAATGTTCAGAAAAATTTAA
- a CDS encoding DUF5658 family protein — translation MVDGDGKDCNRNSNGNGDRNLKLPPILLPIPRPGLRLKPKPGLGPRYTMSLLLILLSILNTLDYLTTVFAVSSGAFELNPVMRDVMDSGLFANCKLCASIFFLLMGVGAVSGLEFLDEWERSGFLLTILAALVILYTVVVVNNLLVAACGG, via the coding sequence GTGGTGGATGGAGATGGGAAAGATTGTAACCGCAACAGCAACGGTAACGGCGACAGAAATCTGAAACTGCCGCCGATACTGCTGCCGATACCGAGACCAGGACTGAGGCTTAAACCCAAACCCGGACTCGGGCCAAGGTACACGATGTCATTACTCCTTATCCTGCTTTCAATACTGAACACGCTGGACTACCTGACAACAGTGTTTGCCGTCTCCAGCGGAGCGTTCGAGCTGAACCCAGTCATGAGGGATGTTATGGATAGCGGCCTATTCGCCAACTGCAAGCTTTGCGCCTCCATCTTCTTTCTCCTCATGGGTGTGGGAGCTGTGAGCGGTCTGGAGTTTCTGGATGAATGGGAGAGATCGGGTTTCCTGCTTACAATTCTTGCAGCGCTTGTCATCCTCTACACTGTGGTGGTTGTCAACAACCTGTTGGTGGCTGCATGTGGCGGCTGA
- a CDS encoding pyridoxal phosphate-dependent aminotransferase: MKKIGGLQLSRKVNEKVANLKPSGIRRFFDLIIGREDVISLGVGEPDFPVPWKIREEMIYSLEKGITSYTSNQGLPELRNAIAEYYEKFGFKPDPDRIIVTTGVSEGIDIALRAIINPGDKVIIPEPCYVSYEPLSILAGAEVVKIPTTPDFKPRYEDLVKVGKAKAIIINYPNNPTGVSYSQKDLEEIADAAIELDAIIISDEIYSELSYTFKHTSIASLNGMEDRVVVLNGFSKSFAMTGLRIGYAIAPDEIFEAMLKIHQYCMLCAPVTAQIGAIEALRNGESDLERMRAEYLRRRNYFVRRLREVFEVRMPDGAFYVFPKINANSEEFAERLLFEKNVAVVPGNAFGECGEGYIRCAYAVSMEKLKEAADRIVDFAKRIG, encoded by the coding sequence ATGAAGAAGATAGGAGGCTTGCAATTGTCCCGTAAAGTTAACGAGAAAGTTGCGAATTTAAAGCCCTCCGGAATAAGAAGGTTTTTCGACTTAATCATTGGAAGGGAAGATGTGATAAGTCTCGGAGTGGGAGAGCCGGATTTCCCGGTTCCGTGGAAGATAAGAGAGGAGATGATCTACAGCCTCGAGAAGGGGATCACATCGTATACATCAAATCAGGGCTTACCGGAACTGAGAAATGCGATAGCAGAATACTACGAGAAGTTCGGTTTTAAACCGGATCCGGACAGAATAATCGTAACGACCGGCGTAAGCGAGGGAATAGATATAGCCCTGAGAGCTATAATAAATCCGGGAGATAAAGTTATAATTCCCGAACCGTGCTACGTCTCCTACGAACCCCTTTCGATTTTGGCTGGAGCGGAAGTTGTGAAAATTCCCACAACTCCTGATTTCAAGCCGAGATACGAAGACCTCGTGAAAGTGGGAAAAGCCAAGGCTATAATAATCAATTACCCGAACAACCCGACTGGAGTTAGCTACAGCCAGAAGGACTTGGAGGAGATTGCCGACGCAGCAATCGAATTGGACGCGATAATAATTTCAGACGAAATTTACTCGGAGCTGAGCTACACTTTTAAACACACTTCCATAGCCTCTCTTAACGGTATGGAGGATAGAGTTGTTGTTTTAAACGGGTTTTCGAAAAGTTTTGCAATGACCGGGCTTAGAATTGGCTACGCGATAGCTCCCGACGAAATCTTCGAAGCTATGCTGAAAATTCACCAGTACTGCATGCTCTGCGCCCCCGTTACTGCTCAAATTGGGGCTATAGAGGCTTTGAGGAACGGAGAGAGCGATCTCGAAAGGATGAGGGCTGAGTATTTAAGGAGGAGAAACTACTTCGTCCGAAGGCTGCGGGAAGTTTTCGAAGTTAGAATGCCTGACGGTGCTTTTTACGTATTTCCAAAGATAAATGCGAACAGCGAGGAATTCGCTGAGAGGCTTCTTTTTGAGAAAAACGTAGCAGTCGTTCCCGGTAACGCTTTCGGTGAGTGCGGGGAGGGATACATAAGATGCGCTTACGCGGTTTCGATGGAAAAGCTGAAGGAAGCGGCTGACAGAATCGTGGACTTTGCGAAAAGAATTGGTTAA
- a CDS encoding Lrp/AsnC family transcriptional regulator — MERAEEILRILEDNAKVSPKEIAEILDMKEEEVEEIIKKLEGEKVILKYKTLVNWEKLGVEEVYAIIDVRVNLTREKGYDDIAKRIAKFPEVHAVRLVSGEYDFQVVVKGKSLKDIAFFVAEKISTIPEVRDTVTHFVLRTYKEEGVLLFEDEEDRRLAIVP, encoded by the coding sequence ATGGAAAGAGCCGAGGAAATTCTGAGAATCCTTGAAGATAACGCGAAGGTTTCTCCGAAGGAAATAGCAGAAATTCTCGATATGAAGGAGGAGGAAGTTGAAGAGATTATTAAAAAGCTTGAAGGAGAGAAGGTAATTTTGAAGTACAAAACCCTCGTTAACTGGGAAAAGCTTGGAGTCGAAGAGGTGTATGCGATTATTGATGTTAGAGTTAATTTAACGAGGGAGAAGGGCTACGACGACATAGCGAAGAGAATAGCTAAGTTTCCAGAAGTGCATGCTGTTAGGCTCGTAAGCGGTGAGTACGACTTTCAGGTTGTTGTGAAGGGGAAGTCGCTGAAGGACATAGCTTTCTTCGTTGCCGAAAAGATTTCCACGATTCCGGAAGTTAGGGACACGGTTACCCACTTCGTTCTAAGAACGTACAAGGAGGAGGGAGTTCTTCTCTTCGAAGATGAAGAAGATAGGAGGCTTGCAATTGTCCCGTAA